CCCCTCTCCCGCAGCAGCGATCCCCAAGGTCCAGAGGCCTCTTCAGCAAAGGCCCACCCCGCACTTGGCTCCAGTCGCCAGTATGAGAGAGAAAGGTGCTGGCAACAGGATCTGGCCAGAGGAAGAGACGACCTGTGTGCAGCTGGGCTCAGGATGCGGCGCTGTCAGCAGCAGGTTGGCCAGTGTggcctccccttcctctgctggGCCGGGgtaggcgggggaggggggagcagaagCCCCTCTTCGGTTGTGGTTGCCAAGGTGCTGGGGGGCTCATTCCTGGGACTGGCTGGGACCCCCTAAACCCTTCCTGGGAGAAAACTGGAACCAATCCTGCCCTACCTCCCTGCACTAACCAGCTTTGAGGATGGCACTGAAGAGCCTTGGGAGGGAGTGCACCTCCCTTGTGACTCTCACATCAACCATTAAAGTTATTTAACGGCAGCCCTCACCTGGTTCTTGAGGACAGGTTGCCTCTCTGCTTGGTCTGGGCCTGCCTCATCCCTTCATCTCTGGAGTTTAGTTGACCGGTAGTCGTGAAGTATGACTGTGATACTGAGTAATCAGACAAGGGCTGGGTGCAGGGGTACTTTATAAATCCCACAGGGAGAAAGGCGGGCTGCTCTTCTCTCACACGCTGCTGAATCTCAGGATCTCAGCAAGGTCATAGCCAGTCACAGCAAAGGAGCTGCCAGCGGGGTCACAGAATCGGGCACCACACACCTGGGTGTCAGGTACACACTCAGCATGACAGTGCTCCACCTGGGGGAGAGGAGGGCTGCTCAGGGCCTGCCGCCTCAGGCTTGGGCCCCCCCTTTCCACTCCTCCCACAACACACACCTCAGTGTGGCCACTCTTTGGGCTTCTGCTCAGCTTCCAGATGTGTACAAAGGTGTCCTCGGCTGCAGAGAGaagctataaaaacaaaaaaaaagggtggTAGGATGGGGGCATTGGCACGTGCTGACAGGGGACGTGTATAGGCTGGAGTGCCTgacccaggtgcccagggagaGGGCTCCACTGAGTAGCAGACAAGCCTGTGGAGTTCCTCTCCACACCCCAGTACCAGGAACACAGGTATATAGGGATGGAGGAGGAGACTGACCTTGCCCACCTCGGGAGCCAGGTCCAGGGCACAGATGGCCCGGGCGTGGGCGCTGATCTGGACGTGCAGAGTTCCCGTACTGGCCTCATAGAGACGCACTTGCCCATCCCCGTAGCCTGCGGCTACTGTCCCATGCCACAGCTGCACGGAAGGGCACGGGACCCTGGAAGGGTGATAACCCACTTTATTTTCCTCTGACCCCTCAGGAAGGCATCAGCCCCCTTCTGCCTCACCTACCCAAATCCTGGAATTTGGGTCATTAATTTGAATTCAGGCCCTGACCGCCAGACACACAGCAAGCCTGAGTCATCTGCCGTCACCATGTCAGCCATGCAGTCCTGAGGAGAAAAGCGGGATcagtccttcccttcctccactgCTGGGTCCTGTATACAGGGCAGGTGGGAAGGGAGGCAGCATTTGCATCTTTGCCTCTCCAGGGAAAGGGCAAAATGTGGAGCCCTCACCAGCTGAATGCGGGGGTTCCCTCAGGATGCATAAAGTGCCTCCCTTGCATTCCTTAGAGTCTCACTCCCCCTGACCTGACAAACCATGTGTGAGGGGCAGGGTATATAATTGTCCTTACTGGATGGATGATGAAGCTGAGACCACAGTGTTATGATCTGGAGGTCTTGCAATGAGCCAGTCACAGTAATGACTAGAGTCCAGGCCTCTTGAAACCTCCAACCCCAGGCAACCAACATAGCCTCTGGGCCCAGCCCTGGGTCAGGTGCAGTGGAGGATATGAATTAGAATATACATACCCCATTCTCAAGAGGTTTGTAATCCAATTAGGGAGACAAGAGTTGTCTTTGAGGATAGTACCAATTCAGGGCTCAGCCAAGGGAGATCAGTGGGAGCAGGAATAGGGGGATGGCTTCCCGAAGAGAGTAGCACTGGAGGTGGGCCTGAATAGGTAGGACTTGCCCAAGTCCAGAAAAGGAGGCTGCACATGTTAGAGTTGGAAAGCATCTTAGACACCATCTGTCCCAACTCTTCAATTCACACCAGTATTGAAAAGTGTTCGTGAACTATTAAATGCCATGTAAATGGAAAATCAGTCTTCATCACTGGACTTGAGATTGCTGAAACCTGGGAAAGGGCAGCAATGTCCCCAAAGTGATCCAACTGCTTAGCGGTGGAGTCAAGACTTAAACCCAGGTCTGCTGCCTACCAAAGTGGGAAGGCTCCCAGGCTCACTGGAATTGGTAGGGGGAATCCACTCACCTGTCCCTGGGCAGGCTCGGTCGCAATGTCTGTGACTGATGTCTGGTGCCCAGCCAGCTCTTCACTCAGAACAATGTTGGGACCCTTGGCTGGGATGTCAAACACCAGTACCCGGCCCGACCACGTTCCTGCGGAACCAGTGCCCCACTGATGGTTTCCTGATCCTCCCGAGTCTCCAACCACCACACATAGCACTCCCTCCAACCCAGAAACCTTTGTAACAAAACCACCAGTCACTGCTCCAACAGCTCTACTCCTCCACTGACTACCGTTATTCTGTCTTATCCTGCCCTTCTGAAGCCCTCCGTGGCTTTTTGGAGTCTCTATAAGAGCCCCCTTCACTCCCACCCTTCCCTCTAACCCTCAAAAATTCCCTCAAACCTTCAGCATCCTCCTGGCCAAGGCCCACACCCCTATACCCCAGCACCCCCCAATGCCCTGCCTTTGGCCCCCTCACCCACACAGATGAAGTGGCCACTGGAAGCAATTCCTCGGGCAAACACAGCCTGTACTGAGTATGCAAAGggaaaactattagaaatagCACCTTCTCCGGCCCCACCAAACACTGCCTACCCCCATCCCACTCAGTCCTGCAGGTACCTGGAGACACATCTCCAGAGTCCAGTGCGTGCCAATAGACCATGACAGAGCCATCTGACTCATACATCTGGAAGACAAGAGCAAGGATGGGGGCACAATCCAGCTGACCTTTGCTGAGCTATGCTGAGTATTTCACATACTCATGTTAGCCTTagcccatttaatcctcaaaaacaACTCTGGGAGGCAGGCACTACTTTTATTCccatctcaggacactgaggctctgagaagttaACTAAATTGCCtgaggtcatacagctagtaaaaGGGCAGGTATTGGAGATGGCACTTGGGAATCAGAAAAGATGGAAGGAATGAAGATGAGAAATAAGGAAGAATGGGCTAAACATGTGACAAGTTTGTAAGTGTTTAGAGGCAAGTGGGGAAGTGTTTAGGGGCCTGGGGGAAGAGTTGAGAAGATTATAGTGGGGGAGGGTAGGAAGCTCTCCTTACCTGTATTCCTCGATGTGAGGTGAGTACCAGCAACACTCGGAAGGGGAGGACACACCAATGGACCTAAAGGGAAGTGGCCCAGAGTAGGAAGAAGTGGTCAGAGTGGAGGATAGGAGGActcaaaagtgaaaaatcagaGGGTTAGGGAAGGCCTATTCCTTGAGGCTTGGAGAGGAAGGACTGGGATGAGGACTGGGTTCAGCAACACCACTCTCAAGTCTATGCCTCACCTGGGTGATAAGTGGAGGGCTCACTCCAGCTCCCTCCTTAGCGTGGAGCTGGCGCTGGGCCAAGGGCACACCCTCAGGAGCAGCGCTGAGAAGCTGGGCGCTGGGTCCATGGACTACCCCAAAATGTGTGAGGTTGCGGGAGGGTACCTGCAGCACACTGAGGTTGTTGCACAGGGCTGCAGCCGAACATCGAAGGGGAATAGAGCGCTCCCGGCGGAACATACTAGCGGAGAAAGGCCCGAATCACAGGCGCCCCGGAAACAGACGACAGTGGTGATTCCTGCGGGAGGAATGGGGGATGCTGTCATGAGGCACTGAAGGAGACCATTGGAGTAGGTCAGGATGTGATGGGGAACCCGAGGACGGCAATAGGGGAGTCTGGCGTGGGGACGTCTTGGGGAACGGGAAAGGGGAGCCCCAGGGCTGAGTCAAAGGGGCGATGGGGGAATCCCAGAGGAGGAACGGTGATGGCACAGGACCCGATGGCCCCAAGCGCCCGAGCGAAGGCAGATGAAGCAGGGTAGCCCCcagacacttcttttttttttttttttaagattttatttatttatttgagagagagagaatgagagagacagcacatgagaggggggagggtcagagggagaagcagactccctgcggagcagggaggccgatgtgggactcgatccagggactccaggatcatgacctgagccgaaggcagtcgcccaaccaactgagccacccaggcgccccgcccccagACACTTCTTCTCTCAGCTGGCTCCCCGAAGCCCCCGGCCAGAGGTCACACCCGCAGCCCCAGGGTCGCTTGCCTGACTCCGGGAATCCTTCGGTCCCTGCGAATCCGCCGCCACCATAGAGACGACGCACGTACGCACGGCCATTGGGCGGGGCCGAGCAACCCAGACACGCAGAGCGCGGCGCGGTTGCCAGGGCAACCGTGGGCGGGGCGAGCCACTCTACGCTAGGTCAGCCGCTGGGTGCAAGGCGCCGTTGCTAGGGCGACGGTTAGGCGGAGGAGGCTGCAGCAAGGCAGGGAAGCTGCCGAAGCCCCGGGGTTGGAGCGACAGCTGCGGCGATGGCTCACGAAGGCTCGGTGAGCTTCAGCTCCGCTAGGGGTGGGCCAGAGCCGGGACCGGCCTTTAAGGTCGGTGTGGGGAACCGTGGGTCGGCCCCACGCCGCctgccgcccgccgcccgcccacCATGCGGGCGTTCATGGTGACCAAGGAAGCCACGTCGGTCTTGGGCAGAAAATCTACACCTGCACCACGCACACTAACACGCTTTGTCACACTCGGAACCTGAGGGAAAAAGTCAAATGTATGGTGCAGAGCGCAAGAACAGGAACTGACTTTGGAAGCAGCTATGCATGTAGTCTCTTACGCTGAGGCACCCATTCAAATGGATAAACCAGAATTGGTCAGGCACTGGGGAGAGGCGTTGCTAAATAAACTCCCTTTCAAGGATTTTGGGAGGAAGGAATGGATTAAACAACTTTGAGGCTGCACTTGAAAGTCAAATTGTTTAAaagccaagaattttttttttaagatttctttttattttagagagagcccGCGCGAGAGGGgtagttggggaggggcagagagagaggaaaggagaaaatctcaagcggactccccgctgactGGGAGCTCCATACCggggcctgagctgaaatcaagtgcggaggcttaacctactgagccaccaggtgccccaaaagccaagaaatttttaaataaaacagatttgAGGAGACTTCGTGCAATAATATCTCTGGCCTCTCTGGCCAGGCCACGTCTAGATACAGTCACTATCAGGGGTGGCACAGGAGAGGCTGGGAGGGTAAGTCTAAGGAACTggctctcctctcccagccctaTCTGCCCTGCTCTGGCCAAGCCTGGACTGGGCTGTGGGCTGCTCCCTGGGCTTGCCACCAGGGCTGTTTTCATtagcagagaaaggaaatgaggctTAAGGGATTTTGAGTTCAGTGTAAAGTTTAGGAAACACCAGATATGGGGGAGAATGAATTTGAGGGGACATCTGGTAGGAGGCAATAAggttgggtgggggtgaggaggtaAAGATTTGAGAAGATTACCTTTAGAGGTAAATTTTGGAAGGAACCAAGTTCAGGGAGACTTGTAGGAAAGTGAGGAGGCTCCCAAGAATCTCCCTGTAAGTTTCCTATGCTAAAATGAATTTATGGAActagcctttttctttttatgcggATTTTTCTTGATTATAAAAGGACacagactggggcgcctgggtggctcagtcgttaagcgtctgccttcggctcaggtcatgatcccagggtcctgggatcgagccttgcattgggctccctgctctgctggaagcctgcttctccctctcccactccccctgcttgtgttccctctctcactgtgactctctctgtcaaataaataaaatctttaaaataaaataaaataaaataaaaggacacagACTCACTGTAGAGAACTTATAAAATAGAGAAGAGCACAAGAAAGAAACATATCCACTGTTACAATTTTAgtgtttcccttttctttaacatatacaGATTTATACATCTGAGATGATACTTGGTAtgtaattttgtattctgtttctttcatttatcattACCTATCCTATTGcaaattcttcttaaaattatctttaatcaTTGCATAATATTCGTTAGTATAGAGGGCACACAATTAGCCATATATTCTTTTTGTTAGACATAGGTTTTTAATAttctgctattataaatgggGAATATGTTGgaggatatatttttattttcatttcaggaTACGCCTTTGGATGTGTTCATAAAACTGGAATTGATATTTTTGAAGGTTGGAcgtcttttcaaatgtttattagtCATTTATGGTTCCATTTTTGTGAAATGTTAATGTCCTTTGCTTATTATCCTTGGGGgtcttatgattttattttttatgtgagtttttaatatacttggggatatttatccttttttatatttgttgcaattttttttattttggaaagcagGATAAAGTCAGGCTTTAGAGTCAGGCATACCTACATATGAATTATGACTTCACTACTTCCTTGCTGTGTGATCTGGACaaattctgtaaaatgaagataaaaatagtatGTAGTCTAAAAATGTAGGACTTGAGTGAACGTTTGTAACTGATACACTTAAATGCCAGTAAATGGTAACTACTGTCAGCTTGTAACTGGGAATGtcttaaaaataagtataggAAAATTTTGCCTATATGTATACACCTCTCTAGCTAtttcttacataatttttatGCTGAGGCAGTTTTTTCTCACCCAGAGATGATATGacaatttaacttatttttttcctacattttattttttgtttatgtttttgtttcatttgtgtgtgtatatcctttaatccatctggaatttatttaggTGTAAAATGACCTAAGTTgatttgggggagaggaggagactcTAAAGAGCACTAGCCATTTATTGACTcgtctttaatttttctgaactCTTAAGAACTTTGAACCTTTTGAACTAGTGCCAATAGCAGGGACTGTGGAGTAGAGCTATACATAGCCAGGGTGTACTCTGTAATCTCAAGCAAGCGATGGTTAACTTGTGTCCTTTcagtttctttgtaaaatgggcTTAGTGagatgttttgaaaattaaattaacggggcacctgggtggctcagatggttaagcgtccgcctttggctcaggtcatgagccccgcattgagctccctgcttggcagagagcctgcttctccctctccctctaccgctccccctgcttgtgctctcttgctctctctatcaaataaataaataaaatctttaaaaaaaattttttttaatgaaaattaaattagctaggtcaggggcacctgggtggctcagtcagttaggcctcctactcttggtttgagctcaggtcataatctcagggtccagagatcgagccccatgtccagctccccactcagcagggagtctgcttgaaagattctctccctctgcccctcccccctcagataaataaatcttaaaaaaataaattagctaGGTCAAACATctaaaataaatttgacatgtaGTAGGCTCTTAGTAATTGTTCCTTTCAGAAGGCTTTTCCTTCCTACTGGACAGCTTGAGAAAGCTTCTTCCTAGTCTGTAGCTGCTTCTCCATTCCACTTCTCTGTTTCCTGGCCTGATTGCCCTGTTTTTTCCTCCCAGAGGCAGGAGAGACAGATCCGGGACCGCGGGGTGACCCGATCCAAGGCAGAAAAGGCGCGGCCTCCTACGGTGCAGGTGCCACAGGTGGACATCGTGCCTGGGCGGCTCACGGAGGCTGACTGGATGGCGCTCATGGCTCTAGAGGAGGGAGAGGATGTTGTGGGGGACATCTTGGCTGATCTGCTGGCTCAAGTCATGGACTCTGCCTTCAAAGTCTACTTGACTCAGCAGGTGGGCCTGGATCCCCGTTCTCCAGACTcatctccacccacccacccgtcCCTCCGGCACCCCCTGGGCTGAGACCCTTTCTCACCTCCATAGTGCATTCCGTTCACCATTAGCCAGGCCCGGGAGGCCATGCTGCAGATCACCGAGTGGCGCTTCCTGGCCAGGGACGAGGGAGAATCTGCAGTGGCCGAGGACCCCACGTGGGGCGAGGACGAGGAACCCTTGGCATGCACGACGGATGCCTGGGCTCAGGGATCAGTGCCCGTGCTGCATGCGCCTGCCTCGATGGGGCCGGAGGAGACCTTCCAAGGCGAGGTAAGCCCAGCCCCAAACTCCCTTcgacccccacccccctaccctgaGCCCCACCGAGTCTTCCTTCTCCTCAGGGCCTCCCTGGACTCCTCTACCCTTagttcctctctcctctttcccgcGTCTCACTACCcaccctctacccctacccccaaTGCATTTCCTAGGACCAGGGGAGCGTGGACCAGATCTCCTTAGGAAGACGGTGGATGGTGAGACACTCTCAGGAGCAGATGGAATCTTGGGAGCATTCTCCAGAGCTGCAAGTCACTCCGGGCCCCCCACCTACCCCAGAGCTGTTTCAGGAGACAGGGTCCGGGGGTCCTTTAGAGGACTTGGACGTCCAGGCCAGAGACCACCAGGCCACGGTGGGGTCCTTGAACGCGAGCCGCCAACCGTCGGTGGAGATGGCTCCCGATGGCAGTCCCCAACCTTCTCTGGAGGTAGCCAGCACCCAGGCCTTGACCCAGAGGGCACAGCCCCCCGGCTCCCAGTTCTTGCTGGAGGCCCTCTATTATTGCACGTCCCAGCCGCACATAGCTGGGGGCTGGCTGAAGCTCAAGAAGGAGGACGTGCCCCTCATGGACTCGGGCGTGTCGGGGGCGGGCCTCTCCGCTGGCGTCCCCACGGCGCTCGGCCCCTCCGCCTCATCAGAGCCACAGCAGCCCAGGTTCGCGGACGCGCTGCGGACCCGGCTTCCCTACAGGGTGGGCCGCAAGGCCGGGGTGCGTCTGGACCCCACGCGCCTGCCACGCCACTGGGTGCGCCCGCTGGCCGAGGTTCTGGTTCCGGACTCAGAGGCACGCCCCCTGGAAGCCTACCGCGGGCGCCGGAGGGTTCCGAAGACCGAGGCTCCCGAGGCTCCCGAGGCTCCCGCCAGACCGCTAGCGCCTGGACCCAGTGTCCGCGTCTCCCCGacagttttcttctctctcccgcCTAGCGCTCCTTTCCCTACCTTGGGCCGGGGCCCTGGCCTCCAATCCCCCACTTTAAGCTTAGGCCTGCCATCGCCAGGCTTTGGGTCAAAGTTGCCCTTTCCCAAACCTGGGCTTGGCTTTCTTGCCACCCCGCATCTGGCCTTCCCTGATCTGGCCCGGAGCCCCAGCCCCAAAATGTGGCCTGGTGCCAAGTGGCCCAGTGGCTGGGAGGGCGAGGCTGAGTTGCTGGGCGAGATGTGGGCTGGCCGCAGCCGCATAAATCCACAGGGCCTGgatcccagctcctgggagcGTCAGGATCCTCACAGGTGGCCACATACAGCACCCCGAGTCCTTGAGGCCACATCCCAGGTGATGTGGAAGCCCGTGTTGCTGCCTGACACAATGAAGCTGGCTCCTGGTGTGAGCATGTGGAACccaaccacccaggtgctgctcAGGGCTGCAGTATCCCAGCAGGAGGACAAAGAAAGTGGCACCTCTCTTCCCATTGAGCAGCATCCCATCCAGACAGGTGCCCCAAAGCCTCAGGTGTCTGTGAGACAACTAATGAAGAACCCAACCCCCAAAGTGTGATCACTGCTCCCCAAGCACCTGCCCTATTTTGGGCCCTGAAGCTCAGGCAGTCGGTTCCTTCTTTCTGCTTGCCAGAATAAACACCTGAGTTGCCTTAAGGGTTGACCTGATGTCTCTGTCAGTTTCTTCCAAGGGTACTCACTCAGGAGCAGTTGTCCCCTACAGTCCTAGAAGAATATAGAACACTGGTTCCAGGGAATAACCCCATGTCCACCCTTGGGAGACCTTGCACTAGGGTCACTGTTGCTCCCCAGCAGAGGCATTCTGGAGAACCATCCCCCTCTCCACAGAGGAGTAGACATAAGGGCTGCAAGAGGGGTCTGCCTCAGTTGGAATCACTCAGAGCCTCCTTGCAGTAGGGGAGTAAGCTGACGGCTCTGCTTAAGTACACATTGATTAAAGACAGGAGGAATTTGATATTTTGCTTTTCCAATCCCTGGAATTCATCAATTCAGCTTAGTTTCACTTGGAGACAACCATCAGCCTATACTGGCTCAGAGAAGCACTGACTCTGGGCCAAAGATAGCAGTGAGGCAATCAGGTGTCCAAGGCTTGCAATTTAAGGTGGAATGCACTCCCAAGTCCAAGCAGGGTGCTTGACCAAATCTGAGAGTGAGTAGCCTCTTTAAATTTTGTGTCCTAGGCACCAAACCTGCTTGATTGCTAATCCCCCGCTCAGCTTTGACTAGCTCCTCCCCAGTTTACCTGTACTGCAGCCAGCTCTTCCGGTGGCCAACCAGCAAGTCTTTGCTATGTCACAGTGGTCTCTACTCAGCACCCTGGTCTGGAGCCCTGGCTCTGTCTTGCTCATGCTGGTCCTTCTGCTTAGACTAAGTGTGCGACTCTGGCATGAGTCTCATCTTTGGGACCTCCAGCAGTGCTCCACAGACCTAACTGGGAAGACAGCAGTGGTGACTGGTGCCAACAGTGGTGAGTTCTCTTATCCTGCTACCTCACTAGGTGCCTCAGTGCCCCGCAGCCCcactggggagggtgggggtgtggaCCAGCACCTCTCATCACTCCCCAGGCTAGCCTACTTTGAAGCTGCCCTCCTATAGGCATCGGGAAGGTTGTATCCCAGGAGCTGGCCCGCCGTGGGGCCCGTGTGATCCTTGCCTGCCGTAACCAGGAGCGTGGACAGCAAGCCCTGGCTGAGATCCAAGTAGCCTCAAAGAGCAACTGCCTCCTGCTTGGCCAGGTGGACTTGAGCTCTATGGCCTCCACCCGGAGATTTGCCCAGTGGCTTCTGCAGGAGGCTCCTGAGATACATCTGCTGGTCAACAATGCTGGAATCTGCGGTATGTTTCCCCCGGACACATCTCAGGAGCCTCCTTTCCAGTTCAGGGACCCTAAAACAGGCATCCACCAAACCTAATCTGTGCATCCTGCTGAAAAACTTGAATTCATACATGACCCTAAAAAGCCTCCCTTAAGTTTTTGGCCCCATCCTTGCACATACATATTCCTGTGCCGTATCTATTGAACGCCAATCTATCTCCCAAATCTTGTCTCCTTCCATTACCCACTACCTGTGTTCTCATCTCCTCCCAGGATTCCCCAAGACACTTACCCCAGAGGGCCTTGATCTCACCTTTGCCACCAACTATGTTGGGCCCTTCTTGCTTACAAATCTACTCCAAGGTAAGGAAGAATGGGTGCCTCCCTTCTGTGCCACCC
Above is a window of Halichoerus grypus chromosome 10, mHalGry1.hap1.1, whole genome shotgun sequence DNA encoding:
- the WDR54 gene encoding WD repeat-containing protein 54 isoform X3 — encoded protein: MFRRERSIPLRCSAAALCNNLSVLQVHWCVLPFRVLLVLTSHRGIQMYESDGSVMVYWHALDSGDVSPVQAVFARGIASSGHFICVGTWSGRVLVFDIPAKGPNIVLSEELAGHQTSVTDIATEPAQGQDCMADMVTADDSGLLCVWRSGPEFKLMTQIPGFGVPCPSVQLWHGTVAAGYGDGQVRLYEASTGTLHVQISAHARAICALDLAPEVGKLLSAAEDTFVHIWKLSRSPKSGHTEVEHCHAECVPDTQVCGARFCDPAGSSFAVTGYDLAEILRFSSV
- the LOC144378785 gene encoding retinol dehydrogenase 11-like, producing MLVLLLRLSVRLWHESHLWDLQQCSTDLTGKTAVVTGANSGIGKVVSQELARRGARVILACRNQERGQQALAEIQVASKSNCLLLGQVDLSSMASTRRFAQWLLQEAPEIHLLVNNAGICGFPKTLTPEGLDLTFATNYVGPFLLTNLLQGVTVNSVDPGVVYTGIMKHFSWPYRLFFWLFSFFCKDAKQGAIPVLYLSLAKELDGVSGKYFSSSCMIILPTKVAQDPQVAQRLWNASVQITNLDKMD
- the WDR54 gene encoding WD repeat-containing protein 54 isoform X2, translated to MFRRERSIPLRCSAAALCNNLSVLQVPSRNLTHFGVVHGPSAQLLSAAPEGVPLAQRQLHAKEGAGVSPPLITQVHWCVLPFRVLLVLTSHRGIQMYESDGSVMVYWHALDSGDVSPGTWSGRVLVFDIPAKGPNIVLSEELAGHQTSVTDIATEPAQGQDCMADMVTADDSGLLCVWRSGPEFKLMTQIPGFGVPCPSVQLWHGTVAAGYGDGQVRLYEASTGTLHVQISAHARAICALDLAPEVGKLLSAAEDTFVHIWKLSRSPKSGHTEVEHCHAECVPDTQVCGARFCDPAGSSFAVTGYDLAEILRFSSV
- the C10H2orf81 gene encoding uncharacterized protein C2orf81 homolog produces the protein MAHEGSRQERQIRDRGVTRSKAEKARPPTVQVPQVDIVPGRLTEADWMALMALEEGEDVVGDILADLLAQVMDSAFKVYLTQQCIPFTISQAREAMLQITEWRFLARDEGESAVAEDPTWGEDEEPLACTTDAWAQGSVPVLHAPASMGPEETFQGEDQGSVDQISLGRRWMVRHSQEQMESWEHSPELQVTPGPPPTPELFQETGSGGPLEDLDVQARDHQATVGSLNASRQPSVEMAPDGSPQPSLEVASTQALTQRAQPPGSQFLLEALYYCTSQPHIAGGWLKLKKEDVPLMDSGVSGAGLSAGVPTALGPSASSEPQQPRFADALRTRLPYRVGRKAGVRLDPTRLPRHWVRPLAEVLVPDSEARPLEAYRGRRRVPKTEAPEAPEAPARPLAPGPSVRVSPTVFFSLPPSAPFPTLGRGPGLQSPTLSLGLPSPGFGSKLPFPKPGLGFLATPHLAFPDLARSPSPKMWPGAKWPSGWEGEAELLGEMWAGRSRINPQGLDPSSWERQDPHRWPHTAPRVLEATSQVMWKPVLLPDTMKLAPGVSMWNPTTQVLLRAAVSQQEDKESGTSLPIEQHPIQTGAPKPQVSVRQLMKNPTPKV
- the WDR54 gene encoding WD repeat-containing protein 54 isoform X1, translating into MFRRERSIPLRCSAAALCNNLSVLQVPSRNLTHFGVVHGPSAQLLSAAPEGVPLAQRQLHAKEGAGVSPPLITQVHWCVLPFRVLLVLTSHRGIQMYESDGSVMVYWHALDSGDVSPVQAVFARGIASSGHFICVGTWSGRVLVFDIPAKGPNIVLSEELAGHQTSVTDIATEPAQGQDCMADMVTADDSGLLCVWRSGPEFKLMTQIPGFGVPCPSVQLWHGTVAAGYGDGQVRLYEASTGTLHVQISAHARAICALDLAPEVGKLLSAAEDTFVHIWKLSRSPKSGHTEVEHCHAECVPDTQVCGARFCDPAGSSFAVTGYDLAEILRFSSV